Proteins encoded within one genomic window of Bradyrhizobium sp. CB1717:
- a CDS encoding sensor histidine kinase codes for MLDRTQPDENQNAADITSDGVPEHVEDKPAPQGWRPLNWLKRAGQFFFALSFSSLTRRIVSLNLAGLVALVASILYLSQFRAGLIDARAQSLLVQAEIIAGAIAASATVQTNAITIDPDRLLDLKPGETYGGSDDYSPLDFPINPERVAPVLRTLISPTKTRARIYDPNGSLLLDSRNLENVLRFPLPPLSAEKPGVVERGMVAVRTWLNRGDLPLYRELGPENGNGYAEVGDALQGQKRSMVRVNARGEVIVSVAVPVLRSRAIHGALMLSTQGDDIDQMVTAERLAILKVGGVAAAVMIMLSLLLASTIAGPVRRLADSAERVRRRIKTRVEIPDFTRRRDEIGHLSGALRDMTNALYSRIEAIEMFAADVAHELKNPLTSLRSAVETLPLARNENSRARLLEVIEHDVKRLDRLISDISDASRLDAELQRQDAIPVDLRRLLGTLVSVANETKLGHDVAVEARFEGRGPTDTFAVTGHDSRLGQVVSNLLSNAQSFSEAGSKVRLTCRRVRGEIEIVVDDDGPGIRDDALERIFERFYTDRPHQGFGQNSGLGLSISKQIVDAHGGRIWAENRAGPADDEGVPTIAGARFVVRLPAL; via the coding sequence TTGCTTGACCGAACGCAACCTGACGAGAACCAGAACGCCGCGGATATCACCTCCGACGGCGTTCCGGAGCACGTCGAGGACAAGCCGGCCCCGCAGGGCTGGCGGCCGCTGAACTGGCTCAAGCGCGCCGGACAGTTCTTCTTCGCGCTGTCCTTCTCGAGCCTGACCCGCCGCATCGTCTCGCTCAACCTCGCCGGCCTCGTCGCGCTGGTGGCCAGCATCCTCTATCTGTCGCAATTTCGAGCCGGCCTGATCGACGCGCGTGCGCAGAGCCTGCTGGTGCAGGCCGAGATCATCGCCGGCGCCATTGCGGCCTCCGCCACCGTGCAGACCAACGCCATCACCATCGACCCCGACCGGCTGCTCGACCTCAAGCCGGGCGAGACCTATGGCGGCTCGGACGACTATTCGCCGCTGGATTTCCCGATCAATCCGGAGCGCGTGGCGCCGGTGCTGCGCACGCTGATCTCGCCGACCAAGACGCGCGCCCGCATCTACGATCCGAACGGCAGCCTGCTGCTCGACAGCCGAAACCTCGAAAACGTGCTGCGGTTCCCCCTGCCGCCATTATCCGCCGAGAAGCCCGGTGTGGTCGAGCGCGGCATGGTCGCGGTGCGCACCTGGCTGAACCGCGGCGACCTGCCGCTCTATCGCGAGCTCGGACCCGAGAACGGCAATGGCTATGCGGAAGTCGGTGATGCGTTGCAGGGCCAGAAGCGCTCGATGGTGCGGGTCAATGCGCGCGGCGAGGTGATCGTCTCGGTTGCCGTGCCGGTGCTTCGCTCACGCGCCATCCACGGCGCGCTGATGCTGTCCACCCAAGGCGACGACATCGACCAGATGGTCACCGCCGAGCGCCTCGCCATCCTGAAGGTCGGCGGCGTCGCGGCCGCGGTCATGATCATGCTGTCGCTGCTGCTTGCCAGCACGATCGCCGGTCCCGTGCGCCGGCTCGCCGACAGCGCCGAGCGCGTCCGCCGCCGCATCAAGACCCGCGTCGAGATCCCCGACTTCACCCGCCGCCGCGACGAGATCGGGCATCTCTCCGGCGCGCTGCGCGACATGACCAACGCGCTCTACAGCCGCATCGAGGCGATCGAGATGTTCGCCGCCGACGTCGCCCATGAATTGAAGAACCCGCTGACCTCGCTGCGCTCCGCAGTCGAGACGCTGCCGCTCGCGCGCAACGAGAACAGCCGCGCGCGCCTGCTCGAGGTGATCGAGCACGACGTCAAGCGGCTCGACCGCCTGATCTCCGACATCTCCGACGCCAGCCGTCTCGATGCCGAGTTGCAGCGGCAGGATGCGATTCCGGTCGACCTCAGGCGCCTGCTCGGCACGCTGGTCTCCGTCGCCAACGAAACCAAGCTCGGCCACGACGTCGCGGTCGAGGCACGCTTCGAGGGGCGCGGGCCGACCGACACGTTCGCGGTGACCGGCCACGACTCTCGACTGGGACAGGTGGTCTCCAACCTGCTCTCCAACGCGCAGTCCTTCTCCGAAGCCGGCAGCAAGGTGCGCCTCACCTGCCGCCGCGTCCGCGGAGAAATCGAGATCGTGGTCGACGATGACGGCCCCGGCATTCGCGATGACGCGCTGGAGCGCATCTTCGAGCGCTTCTACACCGATCGTCCGCATCAGGGCTTTGGCCAGAACTCCGGCCTCGGCCTCTCGATCTCCAAGCAGATCGTCGACGCTCATGGCGGGCGCATCTGGGCGGAGAATCGCGCAGGCCCAGCGGACGACGAGGGTGTCCCGACAATTGCCGGCGCGCGCTTCGTGGTGAGGCTGCCGGCGCTATGA
- a CDS encoding response regulator transcription factor, translated as MPTIALVDDDRNILTSVSIALEAEGYRIMTYTDGASALDGFRTTQPDLAILDIKMPRMDGMETLRRLRQKSDLPVIFLTSKDEEIDELFGLKMGADDFIRKPFSQRLLVERVKAVLRRSAPKDPTVAPKENDAKALDRGLLRMDPERHTCTWKNEPVTLTVTEFLILQALATRPGVVKSRNALMDAAYDDQVYVDDRTIDSHIKRLRKKFKVVDNEFEMIETLYGVGYRFKEA; from the coding sequence ATGCCCACAATCGCTTTGGTCGACGACGACCGCAACATTCTCACATCCGTCTCGATCGCGCTGGAAGCCGAAGGCTACCGCATCATGACCTACACCGACGGCGCGTCCGCGCTTGACGGTTTCCGCACCACCCAGCCCGACCTCGCCATCCTCGACATCAAGATGCCGCGCATGGACGGCATGGAGACGCTGCGTCGCCTCAGGCAGAAATCCGACCTGCCGGTGATCTTCCTGACCTCCAAGGACGAAGAGATCGACGAGCTGTTCGGCCTCAAGATGGGCGCCGACGACTTCATCCGTAAACCGTTCTCGCAGCGCCTTCTGGTCGAGCGCGTCAAGGCCGTGCTGCGCCGCTCGGCGCCGAAGGACCCGACCGTCGCGCCGAAGGAGAACGATGCCAAGGCGCTCGACCGCGGCCTGCTGCGCATGGATCCGGAACGCCACACCTGCACCTGGAAGAACGAGCCGGTGACGCTGACCGTCACCGAATTCCTGATCCTGCAGGCGCTCGCGACCCGGCCCGGCGTGGTGAAGAGCCGCAACGCGCTGATGGACGCCGCCTATGACGATCAGGTCTATGTCGACGACCGCACCATCGACAGCCACATCAAGCGGCTGCGCAAGAAGTTCAAGGTGGTCGACAACGAGTTCGAGATGATCGAGACGCTCTACGGCGTCGGCTACCGTTTCAAGGAAGCCTGA
- a CDS encoding DUF2470 domain-containing protein — translation MQPTPDFDPGKLAKSLLRRSRQGALATLMVGSGDPYCSLVNLASHPDGSPILLISGLAVHTRNILADPRVSLMLDERAAGDPLEGARIMLSGRAEPAGDEKELLQRRYLGAHPSAEAFVSFKDFSFYRIRPTGTHLVAGFGRIVDLKPKQFLTDLSGAEDLLAAEEGAVEHMNVDHRDAMNLYATRLLSAPAGDWRCTGCDPEGLDMQDGQTALRLDFPERVTDGTALRKMLVRLAGEARKMMDQSASL, via the coding sequence ATGCAACCGACCCCCGATTTCGACCCCGGAAAGCTCGCCAAATCGCTGCTGAGGCGGTCGCGGCAGGGCGCTCTCGCAACGTTGATGGTGGGTTCCGGCGATCCCTATTGTTCCCTGGTCAATCTGGCGAGCCATCCCGACGGCTCGCCCATCCTGCTGATCTCGGGGCTGGCCGTGCACACCAGGAACATCCTCGCCGATCCCAGGGTCTCCCTGATGCTGGACGAGCGTGCGGCCGGCGACCCCCTGGAGGGGGCCCGGATCATGCTATCCGGGCGGGCGGAACCGGCCGGTGACGAGAAGGAATTGCTCCAACGGCGGTATTTGGGTGCCCATCCGTCGGCGGAAGCCTTTGTTTCGTTTAAGGACTTTTCGTTCTACCGGATCCGCCCCACGGGCACCCATCTGGTCGCCGGATTCGGCCGGATCGTCGACCTTAAGCCCAAGCAATTCCTCACCGACCTCAGCGGTGCCGAGGACCTGCTGGCGGCCGAGGAGGGCGCCGTGGAGCACATGAATGTCGACCACCGGGACGCCATGAATCTCTATGCGACCAGGCTGCTCAGCGCGCCCGCCGGCGACTGGCGCTGCACCGGATGCGACCCCGAAGGCCTCGACATGCAGGACGGCCAGACCGCGCTGCGGCTGGATTTCCCGGAGCGCGTGACCGATGGCACGGCACTGCGCAAGATGCTGGTCCGCCTCGCTGGCGAAGCACGCAAGATGATGGACCAGAGCGCAAGCCTTTGA
- a CDS encoding CHAT domain-containing tetratricopeptide repeat protein gives MARHRLALAAGLALAITTLLVTPALAQKGDLAAQGARINALISAGKYPEALPLAQAMVARLESDNGRELSAALNNLGQVYAGQGRDDLAEPVYKRAIALMEKALGLDTALIAPELSNLAALYQRQGRFTEAEPLFKRALAVSEKSLSREHPDVGRALNNLATLYVKQEHFADAEPLFQRALAIYQKAAGPEHPAVATVLNNIGQVDRDLNRDAEAEAPIKRSLAIREKVLGPDHPDVARSLNNLAGLYEHRQRYADAEPLYRRALTIRERALGPDHPDTLTSTGNLAYFLYISGRTADALPLAEKTLASGRAQLRIVLPILFSARQQHLLPDDKALDEALAAIQRGTQSSAASAVNKLAVRLAAGSDRLAELVRRDQDLGAEAEALDKAIITAVSKQAGQRDAAAEQRSRARIAAIASERAGLQKTLAVEFPDYASLSNPLPLAVKDIQPLLSADEAMTIYSVVDKQSYVIAITREGVDWKHVPLGADALTQKVSAFRKGLDVGKARDASGKSGLFDLALAHELYAALLGPVEALTKDKRSLLVVPSAALTALPFHLLVTETPQAAIPDKLEGYRNAAWLLRRQAVSVLPSVISLKSLRAFARRDQGVKPMTGFGDPVFNPAAEGPADRRAAGGKVAARSIATMAYTDFWRGAGVDRAQLAKALPQLPDTADELNAVAKDVGAGEVDIHLGRDASETTLKRAALAQYSIIYFATHGLVAGDVKGLGEPSLALSIPDQPSEIDDGLLTASEVAQLKLNADWVVLSACNTIAGDKPGAEALSGLARSFFYAGARALLVSHWAVDSEAATRLTTSTFALLKNEPKIGRAEALRRAMLTYVDDTSSPRNAYPAMWGPFALIGEGEVR, from the coding sequence ATGGCGCGTCATCGTTTGGCATTGGCCGCGGGCCTGGCCCTCGCGATCACCACATTGCTTGTCACTCCCGCCCTGGCCCAGAAGGGCGATCTCGCCGCACAGGGCGCGCGTATCAACGCGCTCATCAGTGCCGGCAAGTATCCGGAAGCTCTGCCGCTCGCGCAGGCGATGGTCGCGCGCCTGGAGAGCGACAACGGTCGTGAGCTCTCCGCCGCGCTCAACAATCTCGGCCAGGTCTATGCCGGCCAGGGCCGCGACGATCTGGCCGAGCCGGTCTACAAGCGCGCCATCGCGCTGATGGAGAAGGCGCTCGGCCTCGACACCGCCCTGATCGCGCCCGAGCTGAGCAATCTCGCCGCGCTGTATCAGCGGCAAGGTCGCTTCACTGAAGCCGAACCGCTGTTCAAGCGTGCGCTTGCGGTCAGCGAAAAGAGCCTGTCGCGCGAGCATCCCGACGTCGGCCGGGCCCTCAACAATCTTGCCACCCTCTACGTGAAGCAGGAGCATTTTGCCGACGCCGAGCCGCTGTTCCAGCGTGCGCTCGCGATCTATCAGAAGGCCGCAGGTCCCGAGCATCCCGCGGTCGCCACCGTCCTCAACAACATCGGCCAGGTCGACCGTGACCTCAATCGCGATGCCGAGGCCGAGGCGCCGATCAAGCGCTCGCTCGCCATCCGCGAAAAAGTGCTGGGGCCGGATCATCCCGATGTCGCGCGTTCGCTGAACAATCTCGCCGGACTCTACGAGCACCGGCAGCGTTATGCCGATGCCGAACCGCTGTATCGCCGGGCGCTGACGATCCGCGAGCGTGCGCTTGGGCCGGATCATCCGGACACTCTGACCTCGACCGGCAATCTCGCTTATTTCCTCTACATCTCCGGACGCACCGCCGATGCCCTGCCGCTCGCGGAAAAGACGCTTGCCAGCGGTCGCGCGCAGCTGCGTATCGTGTTGCCGATCCTGTTCTCCGCGCGGCAGCAGCATCTCCTGCCCGACGACAAGGCTCTGGACGAGGCGCTCGCCGCGATCCAGCGCGGCACGCAATCCTCCGCGGCATCGGCCGTGAACAAGCTCGCAGTGCGGCTTGCCGCCGGCAGCGATCGGCTCGCCGAGCTCGTGCGCAGGGACCAGGATCTCGGCGCCGAGGCCGAGGCGCTCGACAAGGCGATCATCACGGCGGTGTCCAAGCAGGCCGGGCAACGCGACGCCGCGGCCGAGCAGCGCAGCCGCGCGCGGATCGCTGCGATCGCGAGCGAGCGCGCCGGTCTGCAGAAGACGCTCGCTGTCGAATTCCCCGACTATGCCTCGCTCTCCAATCCGCTGCCGCTCGCGGTGAAGGACATCCAGCCGCTGCTGTCGGCCGATGAAGCGATGACGATCTATTCCGTCGTCGACAAGCAGAGCTACGTCATCGCGATCACGCGCGAGGGCGTGGACTGGAAGCACGTTCCGCTCGGTGCGGACGCGCTGACGCAGAAGGTGTCCGCGTTCCGCAAGGGGCTCGACGTCGGCAAGGCGCGCGATGCCTCCGGCAAATCGGGCCTGTTCGATCTCGCGCTGGCCCATGAACTCTATGCCGCGCTGCTCGGCCCGGTCGAGGCGCTGACGAAAGACAAGCGCAGCCTTCTGGTGGTGCCGTCGGCGGCGCTGACCGCATTGCCGTTTCATCTGCTCGTCACGGAGACGCCGCAAGCTGCGATCCCGGACAAGCTCGAGGGCTATCGCAACGCCGCCTGGCTGTTGCGGCGTCAGGCCGTCTCGGTGCTGCCGTCGGTGATCAGCCTGAAATCGCTGCGCGCCTTTGCGCGCCGGGATCAAGGCGTCAAGCCGATGACCGGCTTCGGCGATCCCGTGTTCAACCCTGCAGCCGAAGGGCCGGCCGACCGGCGCGCTGCGGGCGGCAAGGTTGCCGCGCGCAGCATCGCGACGATGGCCTATACCGACTTCTGGCGCGGCGCCGGTGTCGATCGCGCGCAGCTTGCGAAAGCGCTGCCGCAACTGCCTGACACCGCGGACGAGCTGAACGCGGTGGCGAAGGATGTTGGCGCCGGCGAAGTCGACATCCATCTCGGTCGCGACGCCAGCGAAACGACGCTCAAGCGTGCAGCGCTTGCTCAATACAGCATCATCTACTTCGCCACCCACGGCCTCGTTGCGGGCGACGTCAAGGGATTGGGCGAGCCATCGCTTGCGCTCTCCATTCCCGATCAGCCCTCCGAGATCGACGACGGCCTTCTGACCGCGAGCGAAGTCGCGCAGCTCAAGCTCAATGCGGATTGGGTTGTGCTGTCGGCCTGCAACACCATCGCCGGCGACAAGCCCGGCGCGGAGGCGCTGTCGGGGCTGGCACGCTCGTTCTTCTACGCCGGTGCTCGTGCGTTGCTGGTCTCGCATTGGGCAGTCGATTCGGAAGCTGCCACCCGCTTGACCACGTCGACTTTCGCCCTGCTCAAGAACGAACCAAAAATCGGTCGTGCCGAAGCTTTGCGCCGCGCCATGTTGACGTACGTTGACGACACCTCGTCGCCGCGTAACGCCTATCCTGCGATGTGGGGACCCTTCGCGCTGATCGGCGAGGGTGAGGTAAGATAG
- a CDS encoding phosphoenolpyruvate carboxykinase yields the protein MQETGVRNGAFGADKFGLKKLKQVHWNLGAPQLYQYSLSAGEAMLSADGALCADTGEFTGRSPKDKFTVRDATTDKKMWWAGNQSITAEQFEALYQDFLKHAEGKTLFAQDLYGGADPAYRIKTRVFTELAWHSLFIRTLLIRPEAVELASFTPELTIIDMPSFRADPKRHGCKSENVVAIDFARKIVLIGGSYYAGEMKKSVFTTLNYYLPERGVMPMHCSANVGAGGDTAIFFGLSGTGKTTLSADPNRTLIGDDEHGWGPNGVFNFEGGCYAKCIKLSQEAEPEIYAASTRFGAVLENCVLDEDTRVVDFDDGSKTENTRSAYPLDFIPNASRTGRAPQPKNVVMLAADAFGVLPPIAKLSPAQAMYHFLSGYTAKVAGTERGLGNEPQPEFSTCFGSPFLPLDPSVYGNMLRDLIAQHNVDCWLVNTGWTGGKYGVGSRMPIKVTRALLTAALDGSLRNVEFRTDKYFGFAVPTALPGVPAEILNPVNTWKDKDEFDKTARALVGMFQKNFAKFEAQVDAEVRAAAPDVKMAAE from the coding sequence GTGCAAGAGACGGGCGTGCGCAACGGTGCCTTCGGCGCCGACAAATTCGGCTTAAAGAAGCTCAAGCAGGTTCACTGGAATCTGGGTGCGCCGCAACTCTATCAATACTCGCTCTCCGCGGGCGAGGCGATGCTGTCCGCTGACGGCGCGCTCTGCGCCGACACCGGCGAGTTCACCGGCCGCAGCCCCAAGGACAAGTTCACGGTGCGCGACGCCACCACCGACAAGAAGATGTGGTGGGCCGGCAACCAGTCGATCACCGCGGAGCAGTTCGAGGCGCTCTACCAGGACTTCCTCAAGCACGCCGAAGGCAAGACGCTGTTCGCGCAGGACCTCTACGGTGGCGCCGATCCGGCCTACCGGATCAAGACGCGCGTCTTCACCGAGCTCGCCTGGCACTCGCTGTTCATCCGCACGCTCTTGATCCGCCCCGAGGCGGTCGAGCTGGCGAGCTTCACGCCGGAGCTCACCATCATCGACATGCCGAGCTTCCGCGCCGATCCGAAGCGCCACGGCTGCAAGTCCGAGAACGTCGTCGCGATCGACTTCGCCCGCAAGATCGTGCTGATCGGCGGCTCCTACTATGCCGGCGAGATGAAGAAGTCGGTCTTCACTACGCTGAACTACTACCTGCCCGAGCGCGGCGTGATGCCGATGCACTGCTCGGCCAATGTCGGCGCTGGCGGTGACACCGCGATCTTCTTCGGGCTGTCAGGCACCGGCAAGACCACGCTGTCGGCCGATCCGAACCGCACGCTGATCGGCGACGACGAGCACGGCTGGGGTCCGAACGGCGTCTTCAATTTCGAAGGCGGTTGCTACGCCAAGTGCATCAAGCTGTCGCAGGAAGCCGAGCCGGAGATCTATGCGGCCTCGACCCGCTTCGGCGCGGTGCTCGAGAACTGCGTGCTCGACGAGGACACCCGTGTCGTCGATTTCGACGATGGCTCCAAGACCGAGAACACGCGTTCGGCCTATCCGCTCGACTTCATCCCGAACGCCTCGCGCACCGGCCGTGCGCCGCAGCCGAAGAACGTGGTGATGCTCGCCGCCGACGCCTTCGGCGTGCTGCCGCCGATCGCAAAGCTGTCGCCGGCGCAGGCGATGTACCACTTCCTGTCCGGCTACACCGCCAAGGTCGCCGGCACCGAGCGCGGTCTCGGCAACGAGCCGCAGCCGGAATTCTCCACCTGCTTCGGTTCGCCCTTCCTGCCGCTCGACCCCAGCGTCTACGGCAACATGCTGCGCGACCTCATCGCCCAGCACAATGTCGATTGCTGGCTGGTCAACACGGGGTGGACCGGCGGCAAGTACGGTGTCGGCTCGCGCATGCCGATCAAGGTGACCCGCGCGCTGCTCACTGCCGCGCTCGATGGTTCGCTCCGTAACGTCGAATTCCGCACCGACAAATATTTCGGCTTCGCGGTCCCGACCGCGCTGCCGGGCGTGCCGGCCGAGATCCTCAACCCGGTCAACACCTGGAAGGACAAGGACGAGTTCGACAAGACCGCCCGCGCACTGGTCGGCATGTTCCAGAAGAACTTCGCCAAGTTCGAAGCCCAGGTCGACGCCGAGGTGCGTGCGGCGGCGCCGGACGTGAAGATGGCGGCGGAGTAA
- a CDS encoding thioesterase family protein, translated as MHAKLPHPFDDATRITAGDSSWQGHTSDDYWAFVGPFGGATAATILRALIDHPERAGDPLALTVNYCAPIAKGPFDLDVRLVKANRSSQHWSVELSQGGGEVATLATAVFAERRPSWEHRVAKAPDAKPFEQTLPFPKISAAWANQYEFRFVEGEMRIGPPQAELASTYSKIWISDRTPRQLDMLSLMSMSDAFFGRIFHARRELVPFGTVSLTTYFHTDSDELAAEDITRVLATADSKIMHKSYADQNAELWSPNGRLLATTTQIAYFKA; from the coding sequence ATGCACGCCAAGCTCCCGCACCCGTTCGACGACGCCACCCGCATCACCGCGGGTGACAGCAGTTGGCAGGGGCACACCAGCGACGATTACTGGGCCTTTGTCGGCCCGTTCGGCGGCGCCACTGCCGCGACCATTTTGCGCGCGCTGATCGACCATCCCGAACGCGCCGGCGATCCGCTGGCCCTCACCGTCAATTACTGCGCGCCGATCGCCAAGGGCCCGTTCGATCTCGACGTGCGGCTGGTGAAGGCCAACCGCTCCAGCCAGCACTGGAGCGTCGAACTGTCGCAAGGCGGCGGCGAGGTCGCGACGCTCGCCACCGCCGTGTTTGCCGAGCGCCGCCCCTCCTGGGAGCACCGGGTGGCGAAGGCCCCGGACGCAAAGCCGTTCGAACAGACGCTTCCGTTCCCAAAAATCTCGGCGGCCTGGGCCAACCAGTATGAATTCCGCTTCGTCGAGGGCGAGATGCGCATCGGCCCGCCGCAGGCCGAACTCGCCAGCACCTACTCGAAGATCTGGATCAGCGACCGCACGCCGCGCCAGCTCGACATGCTGTCGCTGATGTCGATGTCAGACGCCTTCTTCGGCCGCATCTTCCACGCCAGGCGCGAACTGGTGCCGTTCGGCACGGTGTCGCTGACGACCTATTTCCACACCGACAGCGACGAGCTCGCCGCCGAGGACATCACGCGCGTGCTGGCGACGGCCGATTCCAAGATCATGCACAAGAGCTACGCCGACCAGAACGCCGAGCTGTGGTCGCCGAACGGCCGGCTGCTCGCGACCACGACGCAGATCGCGTATTTCAAGGCCTGA